Proteins encoded in a region of the Mariprofundus ferrinatatus genome:
- a CDS encoding alpha/beta hydrolase, whose translation MYLIKRLLFVVMMTFVGVSGYMALFEDQFIYFPSRDVQATPADYGMTFEELLVGTEDGITLHGWYMPEPLSHFTVLHFHGNAGNISHRLSLYKAWQSLGLSVYAFDYRGYGKSEGTPGEAGLYADARAVWSDLTIRLGVKPQHVIIAGRSLGAAVAAKLASEVNAAGVVLETPFSSIPDMAALHYPWLPVRWLARTNFDTESMVRDVHMPLLMIAARDDAISPAQMADSIFAAANAPKTKVELPGGHNDFDHYSSMAYGEAWREWIAMLGRRDGSAVPER comes from the coding sequence ATGTATCTGATCAAGCGGCTCCTGTTTGTTGTCATGATGACCTTTGTCGGCGTGTCGGGTTACATGGCGCTGTTTGAGGATCAGTTCATCTATTTTCCCAGTCGGGATGTGCAAGCCACGCCGGCTGATTATGGCATGACTTTCGAGGAGTTGTTGGTAGGAACGGAGGACGGTATAACGCTGCACGGCTGGTATATGCCAGAGCCGCTGTCGCATTTCACCGTGCTCCATTTCCACGGCAATGCCGGCAATATCAGCCACCGCCTGTCGCTGTATAAAGCATGGCAATCACTGGGTCTCTCCGTTTATGCATTCGATTACCGTGGTTATGGAAAGAGTGAGGGCACACCGGGTGAGGCGGGTCTCTACGCGGATGCACGTGCCGTATGGTCTGATCTGACGATTCGCCTTGGCGTTAAACCGCAGCATGTGATTATTGCCGGGCGCAGCCTGGGCGCAGCAGTGGCTGCAAAGCTGGCCAGTGAGGTCAATGCCGCGGGTGTTGTACTGGAGACGCCGTTTTCAAGCATCCCCGATATGGCCGCCCTGCATTATCCCTGGTTGCCTGTTCGCTGGCTCGCAAGGACGAACTTTGATACTGAGAGCATGGTGCGCGATGTACATATGCCCCTGCTGATGATTGCTGCACGTGATGATGCCATTTCCCCTGCACAGATGGCTGATTCGATCTTTGCCGCAGCCAATGCGCCGAAGACGAAAGTAGAACTGCCGGGAGGTCATAACGATTTCGATCACTACTCCTCGATGGCATATGGCGAGGCGTGGCGTGAATGGATTGCAATGCTGGGGAGGCGTGACGGCTCAGCTGTTCCGGAGCGCTGA
- the fmt gene encoding methionyl-tRNA formyltransferase, whose product MRIVFAGTPGFSVPCLEALIEADGVEVVGVVSQPDRKAGRGMKLTPSAVKQAAMDAGIDVITPDRLRDNSEALEWLRDKAPDFLVVVAFGMILPRPWLDAASIAPLNVHASLLPRWRGAAPIERSLLAGDPETGVCIMQMEEGLDTGGVYGCRKLPISETTTGSDLWFALAPLGAELLIEMLPKIAAGLKPEPQPDAGVTYAAKISNEERIIDWSKPAAEIDRLVRCFSPRPGVRTQLAGKWLKLIAGSVVTGAHNMLPGQIVKVEGGLDIACGDKSLYRIRELQPEGKKAMAAVDFLRGAQLQKGDSLS is encoded by the coding sequence ATGCGCATTGTATTTGCCGGAACTCCCGGTTTCTCCGTCCCCTGTCTGGAAGCGCTGATCGAGGCTGATGGCGTCGAGGTGGTCGGCGTGGTGTCGCAGCCGGATCGTAAAGCAGGCCGCGGCATGAAGCTCACCCCCTCTGCGGTGAAGCAGGCAGCAATGGATGCCGGTATCGATGTCATCACCCCGGATCGGCTGCGCGATAACAGTGAAGCACTGGAGTGGCTGAGGGATAAGGCTCCCGATTTTCTGGTTGTGGTCGCCTTCGGCATGATTCTTCCCAGGCCGTGGCTCGATGCAGCATCGATTGCACCGCTCAATGTGCATGCATCGCTGTTGCCGCGCTGGCGTGGTGCGGCCCCGATTGAGCGCAGCCTGCTGGCCGGTGACCCTGAAACCGGTGTCTGCATCATGCAGATGGAGGAGGGGCTCGATACCGGCGGCGTTTATGGCTGCAGAAAACTGCCGATCAGCGAAACAACGACCGGAAGCGATCTCTGGTTTGCGCTTGCGCCGCTCGGCGCCGAGCTGCTGATCGAAATGCTGCCGAAGATTGCAGCAGGGCTTAAGCCCGAGCCGCAGCCGGATGCGGGCGTAACCTATGCTGCGAAGATCAGCAATGAGGAGCGTATTATCGACTGGTCAAAGCCGGCTGCCGAGATCGACCGGCTGGTGCGCTGCTTCAGCCCGCGTCCGGGCGTGCGCACTCAGCTTGCGGGAAAATGGCTGAAGCTGATTGCAGGCAGCGTGGTCACAGGCGCGCACAATATGCTGCCCGGCCAGATCGTGAAGGTGGAGGGCGGCCTCGATATCGCCTGCGGTGATAAATCTCTCTACCGCATCAGAGAGCTGCAGCCGGAAGGAAAAAAGGCGATGGCCGCAGTCGATTTTCTGCGTGGCGCGCAGCTGCAGAAGGGTGACTCCCTTTCCTGA
- the def gene encoding peptide deformylase: MAVREILIHPDDRLREIAGQVEFPLSEEVKQIIRDMADTMYDAPGVGLAATQIGVALKIAVTDTVWRKEEVRHDGDEPGGVRDLKVWINPEFIWKSDEMASWEEGCLSVPEVYGDVSRPAAVTLRWQDIDGAVHERDFEGFEAVALQHEFDHLIGKLFIDYLSPLKRRMITKKMKKLYKQGN, from the coding sequence ATGGCGGTTCGTGAAATCCTGATTCATCCCGATGATCGGCTGCGCGAGATAGCCGGTCAGGTTGAGTTTCCGCTCTCCGAAGAGGTAAAGCAGATCATCCGGGATATGGCTGATACCATGTACGATGCACCGGGCGTGGGCCTTGCCGCCACCCAGATCGGCGTGGCTTTGAAGATTGCTGTTACCGATACCGTCTGGCGCAAGGAAGAGGTGCGCCATGATGGGGATGAGCCCGGCGGTGTACGGGATCTGAAGGTGTGGATCAATCCTGAGTTTATCTGGAAGTCCGATGAGATGGCCTCATGGGAAGAGGGATGCCTCTCGGTGCCAGAGGTTTACGGTGATGTGTCGCGGCCGGCCGCCGTCACCCTGCGCTGGCAGGATATTGATGGAGCAGTGCATGAGCGCGATTTCGAAGGTTTCGAGGCTGTGGCACTGCAGCACGAGTTTGATCATCTGATCGGCAAACTCTTTATCGATTATCTCAGCCCGCTGAAGCGACGCATGATCACCAAGAAAATGAAGAAGCTGTATAAGCAAGGAAATTAG
- a CDS encoding phenylpyruvate tautomerase MIF-related protein gives MPYLHIHTNVKIENHPDFLARCSHLAAVALEKPESYVMVELSDNCSMVFAGSDLPLVFVELKSIGISPADTSHVSNKFSKMIHKLLGVDMSRIYIEFESPERDMFGWKGGTF, from the coding sequence ATGCCTTACCTGCATATCCACACCAATGTGAAAATCGAAAATCATCCGGATTTCCTGGCCCGCTGTTCGCATCTGGCTGCGGTGGCACTGGAGAAGCCGGAGTCCTATGTCATGGTTGAACTCTCCGATAACTGTTCGATGGTCTTTGCCGGTTCCGATCTGCCGCTGGTCTTTGTCGAGCTGAAAAGTATCGGGATTTCGCCGGCCGACACCTCGCACGTATCCAATAAATTTTCCAAAATGATTCACAAACTGCTCGGCGTGGATATGTCCCGTATCTATATCGAGTTCGAATCTCCGGAACGTGACATGTTCGGCTGGAAAGGCGGAACGTTCTAA
- the rsxE gene encoding electron transport complex subunit RsxE has translation MNRSEIFYDGFWHNNTIFAQLLGMCPLLGVTTSAENGFWMGAATMLVLLGSNLVVSLVRDLIPKNVRIPAYITIIAAFVTVVGMAMNAWMHEMYLVLGLFIPLIVVNCAILGRAEAFASKNSVSDSVVDALAVSAGFTFALVVLGGVRELFGQGELFGFVVFGESYPDVLMFILPPGAFIALGFILAGVNLINRKLKARAAAAPVVASEALEAQT, from the coding sequence TTGAATAGATCTGAAATCTTTTACGACGGCTTCTGGCACAACAACACCATCTTTGCCCAGTTACTCGGCATGTGTCCGCTGCTTGGCGTGACCACTTCGGCCGAGAATGGATTCTGGATGGGTGCGGCAACCATGCTGGTACTGCTGGGCTCGAACCTGGTGGTGTCGCTGGTACGTGATCTGATTCCGAAGAATGTTCGTATTCCGGCCTATATCACGATCATTGCAGCCTTTGTGACTGTGGTCGGCATGGCGATGAACGCCTGGATGCATGAGATGTATCTGGTGCTCGGTCTGTTTATTCCGCTGATCGTGGTGAACTGTGCCATCCTTGGCCGTGCCGAGGCATTTGCCAGCAAGAACTCCGTATCCGATTCGGTGGTCGATGCGCTGGCTGTCAGTGCGGGATTCACCTTTGCGCTGGTGGTTCTCGGAGGTGTGCGCGAGCTGTTCGGGCAGGGGGAACTTTTCGGCTTCGTGGTGTTTGGCGAATCGTATCCCGACGTGCTGATGTTTATCCTGCCGCCCGGGGCATTTATCGCGCTCGGATTTATTCTGGCCGGCGTGAACCTGATTAACCGCAAACTTAAAGCGCGTGCAGCTGCAGCCCCTGTGGTGGCTTCAGAGGCATTGGAGGCTCAAACATGA
- a CDS encoding RnfABCDGE type electron transport complex subunit G, which translates to MIFDRDQGRMVLAIVVVAVVAAAILGVTDIVTRGPITQAQKEALHNALTQVLPRHANDPQADLLSVDGVEIYPGKDALGNVLGFAWEVIAPDGYSGSIRILVGTKPDGKVYAIRVTDHRETPGLGDGVVKNSNWLQSFSDREVEGTRWKVKKDGGDFDQFTGATITPRAVVKAVAAALGFYNSHRQAIFDAVTQQNSDPEAAKVE; encoded by the coding sequence ATGATTTTTGATCGCGATCAGGGACGCATGGTGTTGGCGATTGTTGTCGTGGCCGTGGTTGCCGCGGCGATTCTCGGCGTGACCGATATCGTGACCCGTGGCCCGATTACCCAGGCACAGAAAGAGGCGCTGCACAATGCGTTAACGCAGGTGTTGCCCAGGCATGCCAACGACCCGCAGGCCGATCTTCTCTCGGTTGACGGGGTGGAGATCTACCCCGGAAAGGATGCGCTCGGTAACGTGCTCGGTTTCGCCTGGGAGGTGATTGCACCTGATGGCTATTCAGGCTCCATCCGTATTCTGGTCGGCACAAAACCGGATGGAAAAGTGTACGCCATTCGCGTCACCGATCACCGCGAAACGCCGGGTCTTGGCGATGGTGTCGTGAAAAACAGCAACTGGCTGCAGAGTTTCAGCGATCGCGAAGTTGAAGGGACCCGCTGGAAGGTAAAAAAGGATGGCGGTGACTTCGACCAGTTTACCGGAGCGACGATTACGCCGCGTGCCGTCGTTAAAGCGGTGGCCGCTGCTCTGGGCTTTTACAACAGCCACAGGCAGGCTATCTTCGATGCTGTGACTCAGCAGAATAGCGATCCGGAGGCAGCGAAGGTTGAATAG
- a CDS encoding RnfABCDGE type electron transport complex subunit D gives MPVMLSPPHAHGGDSIRMTMLTVVLALLPATAMSVYLFGWLAVLLILTCMVTALVTEAICLKWMGRPLSTLLDNSAALTGLFLALTLPAAVPWWMALLASVFAIVLGKQIYGGLGYNIFNPALSARIILLISFPLHMTTWIVPMSAAGPVLDLYDFQLCLSFFLTGPDALKVGFDAISMASPLGYVKTEATLGVPVAEALKAYDYSYLDAFLGFEAGSIGETSALALLIGGIFLLTRHTITWHIPLSYIATVLLLAGIFNAISPDQFTPPLFHLFAGGLILCAFFMATDPVSSPVTPMGQVIFGIGCGILTWSIRSFGGYPEGAMFAVLLMNCAVPLIDHYFRPRVFGYGRGEKS, from the coding sequence ATGCCGGTGATGCTTAGCCCGCCGCATGCACATGGCGGCGATTCAATTCGCATGACCATGCTGACCGTAGTGCTGGCGCTGTTGCCGGCTACCGCCATGAGTGTCTACCTTTTCGGCTGGCTTGCGGTTCTTTTGATCCTCACCTGCATGGTTACCGCCCTTGTGACCGAGGCGATCTGCCTGAAATGGATGGGGCGACCGCTCTCCACGCTGCTTGATAATTCGGCGGCACTGACCGGCCTGTTCCTGGCACTGACACTGCCTGCGGCGGTGCCGTGGTGGATGGCGCTGCTCGCCTCCGTGTTTGCCATCGTACTCGGCAAACAGATTTATGGCGGGCTTGGCTATAATATTTTCAACCCGGCGCTCTCTGCACGGATTATCCTGCTGATCTCTTTTCCGCTGCATATGACGACCTGGATTGTGCCGATGTCGGCGGCCGGGCCGGTTCTCGATCTCTATGACTTCCAGCTCTGCCTGAGTTTCTTCCTGACAGGCCCCGATGCCCTGAAGGTCGGCTTCGATGCGATCTCGATGGCAAGTCCACTGGGATATGTGAAGACCGAGGCGACACTTGGCGTGCCTGTAGCTGAGGCTTTGAAGGCGTACGACTACAGTTATCTGGATGCATTCCTCGGCTTTGAGGCGGGCAGCATTGGCGAAACCAGCGCACTGGCGCTGCTGATCGGAGGCATTTTCCTGCTTACCCGCCACACCATCACCTGGCATATCCCGCTCTCCTATATCGCCACCGTACTGCTGCTGGCCGGGATCTTCAATGCAATCAGCCCGGATCAGTTTACACCGCCACTATTTCACCTCTTCGCCGGTGGTCTTATTCTCTGCGCTTTCTTCATGGCCACCGATCCTGTTTCATCTCCTGTGACGCCGATGGGGCAGGTCATCTTCGGAATCGGTTGCGGCATCCTGACATGGAGCATTCGCAGCTTCGGGGGCTATCCGGAGGGCGCGATGTTTGCCGTGCTGCTGATGAACTGTGCGGTGCCACTGATCGATCACTACTTCCGTCCGCGCGTATTCGGTTACGGCCGCGGGGAGAAGTCATGA
- the rsxC gene encoding electron transport complex subunit RsxC, which yields MPAMLRKLAQRLGVLQHSFAGGVHPEMYKVTAALPIEEAAITPVHILPMKQHIGEACSPLVRVGDRVLRGQKIAKSEGYLSVPVHAPTSGRVVKIEEHAIPHPSGMGMPSIFIESDGDDKRDESLDPLSGWREMNPATLRERARMCGLAGLGGAVFPTFIKLIQDKRFPIETVILNGIECEPWLTNDHRLMLEQPDEILSGLAIIMHMVGASSGIIAIEDNKPDAADVMREALARTPDMEGVRVVVLPTRYPQGSEKQLIYSLTGKEVPAGRLPMHIGVICQNVGTSRALHDAVVLGHPLTERLVTVSGDAVTNPANMRVRLGMPVRSLFASRGLDDLNGLHILHGGPMMGERLKSVDVPVIKSTTGLLAMRTETMMLAHTEEQPCIRCGHCSEACPIHLVPNLLADACRSDQFDRAENYQLFDCIECGSCSYVCPANIPLVHYFRYGKGQIAQQRREQVFAEASRKRSEARDARIARENAEKAARRQRVRREKAPVKPVESKGDINAGDEQNREEKS from the coding sequence ATGCCGGCCATGCTTAGAAAACTGGCCCAGCGGCTGGGCGTACTGCAGCACAGCTTTGCCGGCGGTGTGCATCCCGAGATGTATAAGGTGACGGCTGCCCTGCCGATCGAAGAGGCTGCGATTACCCCGGTGCACATCCTGCCGATGAAGCAGCATATCGGAGAGGCCTGCTCTCCACTGGTGCGGGTGGGTGACAGGGTGTTGCGCGGCCAGAAGATTGCCAAGTCGGAAGGCTATCTCTCCGTGCCGGTACATGCGCCGACTTCAGGGCGTGTTGTAAAGATTGAAGAGCACGCCATCCCGCATCCGTCGGGTATGGGCATGCCATCCATCTTTATCGAGTCCGATGGCGACGACAAGCGTGATGAGAGTCTCGACCCGCTATCGGGCTGGCGCGAGATGAATCCGGCCACGTTGCGTGAACGAGCCCGTATGTGCGGCCTTGCAGGCCTTGGTGGAGCGGTGTTCCCGACTTTCATCAAGCTGATTCAGGATAAGCGTTTTCCGATTGAGACGGTGATTCTCAATGGTATCGAGTGTGAACCCTGGCTGACCAACGACCACCGCCTGATGCTTGAGCAGCCGGATGAGATTCTCAGTGGTTTGGCCATCATCATGCATATGGTGGGTGCCTCCTCCGGCATCATCGCCATTGAGGACAACAAGCCGGATGCGGCGGATGTGATGCGCGAGGCCCTGGCACGCACACCCGATATGGAAGGCGTGCGTGTTGTCGTGCTGCCAACCCGTTATCCGCAGGGTAGTGAGAAGCAGCTCATCTATTCACTGACCGGAAAAGAGGTGCCGGCAGGGCGCCTGCCGATGCATATCGGTGTGATCTGCCAGAATGTCGGAACCAGCAGGGCATTGCACGATGCGGTTGTACTCGGACATCCGCTTACCGAAAGACTGGTGACTGTCAGCGGCGATGCGGTTACCAATCCAGCCAATATGCGCGTTCGCCTCGGCATGCCGGTGCGTAGCCTCTTTGCCAGCCGTGGCCTGGATGATCTGAATGGTCTGCATATCCTGCATGGCGGCCCGATGATGGGTGAGCGGCTGAAGAGCGTGGATGTTCCGGTCATCAAATCGACCACCGGACTGCTGGCCATGCGCACCGAAACGATGATGCTGGCGCATACCGAGGAGCAGCCCTGTATCCGCTGTGGCCACTGCAGTGAGGCGTGCCCGATTCATCTGGTCCCCAATCTTCTGGCCGATGCCTGTCGCAGCGATCAGTTCGACAGGGCTGAGAATTATCAGCTTTTTGACTGCATTGAGTGCGGCAGCTGCTCCTATGTCTGCCCGGCCAATATTCCGCTGGTACACTACTTCCGTTACGGCAAGGGGCAGATTGCGCAGCAGCGCCGCGAACAGGTTTTTGCCGAGGCATCCCGTAAACGCTCTGAGGCGCGCGATGCTCGTATCGCCCGTGAAAATGCGGAGAAGGCGGCGCGCCGTCAGCGTGTGCGCCGGGAGAAGGCACCGGTGAAGCCGGTCGAGAGTAAGGGTGATATTAACGCCGGAGATGAACAGAATCGTGAGGAGAAGAGCTGA
- the rsxB gene encoding electron transport complex subunit RsxB: protein MTQLLYALLSLGAFALVAGIVLAVAQKVFHVEGDPMVEKIDALLPQTQCGQCGYPGCKPYAEAVSCGAADVNHCVPGGERTMLAIADLMGVEPKELEEEASAPMTAFVREDECIGCTLCIKACPVDAIVGAPKQYHTIISDHCTGCTLCIEPCPVDCIDMLHKPELIEHWSWPLPDTKRAQLGHERREAHAGHA, encoded by the coding sequence ATGACACAGCTGTTGTATGCACTGCTCAGCCTGGGCGCATTCGCGCTTGTGGCCGGTATTGTCCTGGCTGTGGCGCAGAAAGTGTTCCATGTCGAGGGCGATCCGATGGTGGAGAAGATCGATGCACTGCTACCGCAGACACAGTGCGGCCAGTGCGGTTACCCGGGCTGCAAGCCTTACGCCGAAGCGGTATCGTGCGGGGCAGCCGATGTGAACCACTGCGTGCCTGGCGGTGAGCGTACGATGCTGGCGATTGCAGATCTGATGGGGGTGGAGCCGAAGGAGCTCGAGGAGGAGGCATCCGCACCGATGACCGCCTTTGTCCGTGAGGATGAGTGTATCGGATGCACGCTCTGCATCAAGGCCTGCCCGGTTGATGCGATTGTCGGCGCGCCAAAACAGTATCATACCATTATCTCCGATCACTGTACCGGTTGCACGCTCTGTATTGAGCCGTGCCCGGTCGACTGTATCGACATGTTGCACAAGCCTGAGTTGATAGAACACTGGTCCTGGCCGTTGCCGGATACAAAACGTGCACAGCTCGGTCACGAAAGGCGGGAAGCCCATGCCGGCCATGCTTAG